One genomic segment of Natrononativus amylolyticus includes these proteins:
- a CDS encoding ATP-binding protein: protein MSDSALDVVEFLLTTSVYSDDRSLDENDLPPAIRRVFWTGGSGEDDESEETDGDGPRGRRRRGGIRRPLSATNATARAATGVDRPWDAVSELMFTDRDEFSGTITLTQQDLAERWFVERADDERLAANPTLAKHFEDHESVDISYEEARERNRPIQADRVWIDGLLEEYFSDEDEQEMLDLVDVRAPEEVDISLDDIVLTPGQEAEIEKIAKAIEHRDYLAQIGLREIGKLLFVGPPGTGKTSTARALARDMDLPFVEVKLSMITSQYLGETAKNVDKTFEVAKRLSPCILFIDEFDFVAKTRRSDEHAALKRAVNTLLKAVDDISLIQDDVLLIGATNHPDQLDAAAWRRFDEIVNFPKPDSGMRADILEVITRAMDIDEFDPYAIAEATEGLTGSDLRMVLREAVLEALTENRRVLTQEDLLEAVAGFEERDNLKNMDMIEGDHDALVAGGDLGKASDGGHDHDHSHDH, encoded by the coding sequence ATGAGTGATTCGGCGCTCGACGTCGTGGAGTTCCTGCTCACGACGAGCGTCTATTCGGACGACAGATCGCTAGACGAAAACGACCTGCCTCCGGCGATCCGTCGGGTCTTCTGGACCGGCGGCTCCGGCGAGGACGACGAGAGCGAGGAGACCGACGGCGACGGACCGCGGGGACGGCGGCGCCGCGGCGGGATCAGGCGGCCGCTGTCGGCGACCAACGCCACGGCCCGGGCGGCGACGGGCGTCGACCGGCCGTGGGACGCCGTCTCGGAGCTCATGTTCACCGACAGAGACGAGTTCTCGGGGACGATCACCCTCACCCAGCAGGACCTCGCCGAGCGGTGGTTCGTCGAGCGCGCCGACGACGAGCGACTGGCCGCGAATCCGACCCTCGCGAAGCACTTCGAAGACCACGAGAGCGTCGACATCAGCTACGAGGAGGCCAGGGAGCGAAACCGCCCGATCCAGGCCGATCGGGTCTGGATCGACGGTCTGCTCGAGGAGTACTTCAGCGACGAGGACGAACAGGAGATGCTGGACCTCGTCGACGTCCGCGCACCCGAGGAGGTCGACATCTCGCTCGACGACATCGTGCTCACGCCCGGCCAGGAGGCCGAAATCGAGAAGATCGCGAAGGCGATCGAACACCGCGACTACCTCGCACAGATCGGCCTGCGCGAGATCGGTAAACTGCTGTTCGTCGGCCCGCCGGGCACCGGGAAGACGTCGACGGCGCGGGCGCTGGCGAGGGACATGGACCTCCCGTTCGTCGAGGTCAAACTCTCGATGATCACGAGCCAGTACCTCGGGGAAACCGCGAAAAACGTCGACAAGACCTTCGAGGTCGCAAAGCGGCTCTCGCCGTGTATCCTCTTTATCGACGAGTTCGACTTCGTCGCCAAAACGCGCCGGAGCGACGAACACGCCGCGCTCAAACGGGCCGTCAACACGCTCCTCAAAGCCGTCGACGACATCTCGCTGATCCAGGACGACGTGCTCCTGATCGGCGCGACCAACCACCCCGATCAGCTCGATGCGGCCGCCTGGCGGCGCTTCGACGAGATCGTCAACTTCCCCAAACCCGACTCCGGAATGCGCGCGGACATCCTCGAGGTGATCACCCGCGCGATGGACATCGACGAATTCGACCCCTACGCCATCGCCGAGGCGACCGAGGGCCTTACGGGAAGCGACCTCCGGATGGTGCTCCGGGAGGCGGTCCTCGAGGCGCTCACCGAGAACCGGCGCGTGCTGACCCAGGAGGACTTACTCGAGGCCGTCGCGGGTTTCGAGGAGCGGGACAACCTGAAGAACATGGACATGATCGAGGGCGACCACGACGCGCTCGTCGCGGGTGGCGACCTCGGAAAGGCGAGCGACGGCGGTCACGACCACGACCACTCACACGACCACTGA
- a CDS encoding universal stress protein, producing MDASEPFSVDTVLAPVDGSEESAVAAEYAVAVADRYDASVHVLFVLGRGVVEGMNAGTVDEDDVAENSRRFLEDATALAEAYDVPVSTAVSHGFSPHRKTRHPGSVVLDAADTAGADFIVIPREPMTDPTAEVLEKAAEYVLSYASQPVLSV from the coding sequence ATGGACGCCAGTGAGCCGTTCTCCGTCGACACCGTCCTCGCGCCGGTCGACGGAAGCGAAGAGTCCGCCGTCGCCGCCGAGTACGCCGTCGCCGTCGCCGACCGCTACGACGCCTCGGTACACGTCCTGTTCGTCCTCGGCCGCGGCGTCGTCGAGGGGATGAACGCCGGCACCGTCGACGAGGACGATGTCGCCGAGAACTCGCGGCGGTTTCTCGAGGACGCGACGGCGCTCGCGGAGGCCTACGACGTGCCCGTGTCGACGGCCGTCTCGCACGGGTTCTCGCCGCACCGCAAGACCCGCCACCCGGGGAGCGTCGTCCTCGACGCCGCCGACACCGCCGGCGCGGACTTCATCGTCATCCCCCGCGAGCCGATGACCGACCCGACCGCAGAAGTGCTCGAGAAGGCCGCCGAGTACGTCCTCTCCTACGCGAGCCAGCCGGTGCTCTCGGTATGA
- a CDS encoding universal stress protein gives MHVLLGLGGSDESMKALRRTIDRTREAGDDLTVAVIEKPEADRAPEEMAHQAEKLLSEAGVDADVKRLEGDPGSALVDLAEHGEFDQLVIGGGTESPMGKIRLGGITEFVLLNATTTVKLIR, from the coding sequence ATGCACGTGTTGCTGGGTCTCGGCGGAAGCGACGAGTCGATGAAGGCGCTTCGACGGACGATCGACCGGACGCGGGAGGCCGGCGACGACCTCACCGTCGCCGTCATCGAGAAACCGGAGGCGGACCGCGCGCCCGAGGAGATGGCCCACCAGGCCGAGAAGCTCCTGTCGGAGGCCGGCGTCGACGCCGACGTGAAACGCCTCGAGGGCGATCCGGGGAGCGCCCTCGTCGACCTCGCAGAGCACGGCGAGTTCGACCAGCTGGTGATCGGCGGCGGCACGGAGAGCCCGATGGGGAAGATCCGCCTCGGCGGGATCACCGAGTTCGTCCTGTTGAACGCGACGACGACCGTCAAACTGATCCGATAA
- a CDS encoding GNAT family N-acetyltransferase: MPGTRVYPDERSGPFPTPPTGFEDADGRSIALEELGAEDVDDLVEMYVRFDPADRAQGIPPTGEDRIRQWLEPIVENGVNVVARNGELGAVIGHATLVPDTDDPGAVADLGEIEWELAIFVLQAYQQAGIGTRLLETLLGHASERGIGRVWLTVERWNGPAIALYERVGFEISGAESFEQEMSIRLE; the protein is encoded by the coding sequence ATGCCCGGAACGCGCGTCTACCCCGACGAGCGCTCGGGCCCGTTTCCGACACCGCCGACCGGTTTTGAGGACGCCGACGGTCGCTCGATCGCACTCGAGGAGCTCGGGGCCGAGGACGTCGACGACCTCGTCGAGATGTACGTCCGGTTCGACCCCGCCGACCGGGCCCAGGGGATCCCGCCGACCGGCGAGGACCGGATTCGCCAGTGGCTCGAGCCGATCGTCGAAAACGGGGTCAACGTGGTCGCGCGAAACGGCGAGTTGGGGGCCGTCATCGGCCACGCCACGCTGGTGCCGGACACCGACGATCCGGGCGCGGTCGCGGACCTCGGCGAGATCGAGTGGGAGCTCGCGATCTTCGTCCTCCAGGCCTACCAGCAGGCCGGCATCGGCACCCGGCTGCTCGAGACGCTGCTCGGCCACGCGAGCGAGCGGGGGATCGGGCGGGTCTGGCTCACCGTCGAGCGCTGGAACGGCCCCGCCATCGCGCTGTACGAGCGCGTCGGCTTCGAGATCTCGGGCGCCGAGAGTTTCGAACAGGAGATGTCGATCAGACTCGAGTAG